In one Heterodontus francisci isolate sHetFra1 chromosome 16, sHetFra1.hap1, whole genome shotgun sequence genomic region, the following are encoded:
- the pfdn4 gene encoding prefoldin subunit 4, whose translation MAATMKKAAVEDVNVTFEDQQKINKFARNNNRLIELKEEIELKKKQLQNLEDASDDIMMLDEDTMLVPYQIGEVFISHSQDETQEMLEAAKQSLQDEIHALQTRVETIQQVLSDLKVQLYAKFGNNINLEADDN comes from the exons ATGGCTGCCACCATGAAGAAAGCG GCAGTGGAAGATGTTAATGTTACCTTTGAAGACCAACAGAAAATTAACAAGTTTGCACGAAATAATAACAGGCTCATTGAACTTAAAGAAGAAATAGAACTGAAAAAG AAACAGTTACAGAACCTAGAAGATGCCTCTGACGATATCATGATGCTTGATGAAGATACGATGCTGGTGCCTTACCAAATTGGAGAGGTTTTTATTAGCCACTCCCAGGATGAGACGCAGGAGATGCTAGAAGCTGCAAAG CAAAGTCTCCAAGATGAGATCCACGCTTTGCAGACTCGTGTGGAGACTATTCAACAGGTGTTATCCGATCTTAAAGTTCAGCTCTATGCAAAATTCGGAAACAACATTAACCTTGAAGCAGATGACAACTGA